A stretch of the Acidobacteriota bacterium genome encodes the following:
- a CDS encoding PDZ domain-containing protein, translating into MGERDESGKARRHWLRTALVIGLNALLAGAGLLGTYRMSEKAGLPVELSAGPGGVPVVSGPGGESPGAPAGGTSRAPAPADAQNALLPGDVILALDGRPTPSPAAAEFALDGRRIGDTVQVAFRRDGAASVADARLRPVHGAFFLTLTVLGASLCFFTGLLASLQSPDRTETLLFQGLTAALATLVLTGPGCRALPPPWLGLGLGALNAFAVSAVPVLLAATARRYPAGRGPGPVVWAPLAAVGALLATWRIAAFFQAAAGASPAPYLDAVRAGRAWFLAGLALATLLLVRSCRPAGGPARRRCLPLLLWLWPGLTAFALLRELPALAGWTPVTPVPLGVTIAVLSALGTAAAALTHRRWDISPAFNRGAVLTGLFALFLVFYAGLLAVFSVLIGDFPLPVAFSASTGAAVTAAIGFGPFREHLQRFLDRFLFTRSYQLQAAAARAAEACRLAADPDALAGELAEALKAGLPTDHASLALDLADGTTGYGEAAGLDLPVRAPGGDLLGRLIVGPRRDGEAYDEAESGFLEGVASQAGTALERIRLQESLVRGRLEAERQAELNRLKSFFVAGVSHELKTPLTGIRMFAELLVGRLAPEDRRTREYLAVIEGESARLERMVENILDAGRIERGEKHYHFAPVNLNDAVRGVLRILRYPMKMKGTTLRLRFARPDPVVRADPDALAQALVNVIANALKYSPEAPRIRIVTSRRPGEATVAVEDRGIGIAPGEVERIFTPYFRSADAEVRRRPGAGLGLSLVRHILDAHGGRVEASSRLGEGSTFTLAFPLGDPSALPRDEKLQPSMGTDVMPGRG; encoded by the coding sequence ATGGGCGAGCGGGACGAATCGGGGAAGGCGAGGCGCCACTGGCTCCGAACGGCCCTGGTGATCGGGCTCAACGCTCTCCTGGCCGGCGCCGGCCTGCTGGGAACGTACCGGATGTCCGAGAAGGCGGGGCTCCCGGTCGAACTCTCCGCCGGTCCCGGCGGTGTGCCGGTCGTCTCCGGTCCGGGAGGCGAATCCCCGGGCGCCCCCGCCGGAGGGACCTCCAGGGCGCCGGCCCCGGCCGACGCGCAAAACGCCCTGCTCCCGGGCGACGTGATCCTCGCCCTCGACGGCCGTCCCACGCCCTCGCCCGCGGCCGCCGAGTTTGCCCTGGACGGCCGGCGCATCGGCGACACGGTTCAGGTGGCCTTCCGGCGCGACGGCGCCGCCAGCGTGGCCGACGCCCGGCTCCGTCCCGTACACGGCGCCTTCTTCCTGACGCTCACCGTCCTGGGCGCCAGCCTCTGTTTCTTCACCGGGCTGCTGGCTTCCCTCCAGTCCCCTGACCGGACCGAAACCCTGCTCTTCCAGGGGCTGACCGCCGCCCTGGCCACCCTGGTCCTGACGGGCCCGGGTTGCCGGGCCCTTCCCCCGCCCTGGCTGGGGCTCGGCCTCGGCGCCCTCAACGCCTTCGCCGTGTCCGCCGTCCCCGTCCTGCTGGCGGCCACGGCACGGCGCTACCCCGCGGGGCGGGGCCCGGGGCCCGTCGTCTGGGCGCCGCTGGCGGCCGTCGGCGCCCTCCTGGCAACCTGGCGCATTGCGGCGTTTTTTCAGGCCGCCGCCGGCGCCTCCCCCGCCCCCTACCTGGACGCGGTACGGGCAGGCAGGGCCTGGTTCCTCGCCGGGCTGGCCCTGGCCACCCTCCTGCTGGTGCGCTCCTGCCGCCCGGCCGGGGGACCCGCCCGCCGCCGGTGCCTCCCCCTGCTCCTGTGGCTGTGGCCCGGCCTGACCGCCTTCGCCCTGCTTCGGGAACTCCCCGCCCTGGCGGGCTGGACGCCGGTAACCCCCGTGCCGCTCGGGGTCACCATCGCCGTCCTGAGCGCCCTCGGGACGGCGGCGGCCGCCCTCACCCACCGGCGGTGGGACATCAGCCCCGCCTTCAACCGGGGCGCCGTCCTCACCGGGCTTTTCGCCCTGTTCCTGGTCTTCTACGCCGGCCTGCTGGCCGTCTTTTCGGTCCTGATTGGCGATTTCCCCCTTCCCGTCGCCTTCTCCGCCTCCACCGGGGCGGCGGTCACGGCGGCCATCGGGTTCGGCCCGTTCCGGGAGCACCTTCAGCGATTCCTGGACCGTTTCCTGTTCACGCGCTCCTACCAGCTCCAGGCCGCCGCCGCGCGGGCCGCCGAGGCCTGCCGGCTGGCGGCGGACCCGGACGCGCTGGCGGGGGAATTGGCGGAAGCCCTCAAGGCCGGCCTGCCCACGGACCACGCGTCCCTGGCCCTCGACCTTGCCGACGGCACAACCGGTTACGGGGAGGCGGCCGGCCTGGACCTCCCGGTCCGGGCCCCCGGCGGGGACCTCCTGGGGCGGCTGATCGTCGGCCCCCGGCGGGACGGCGAGGCCTACGACGAGGCCGAGTCCGGCTTCCTGGAGGGCGTGGCCTCCCAGGCCGGCACCGCCCTCGAGCGGATCCGGCTCCAGGAGTCCCTGGTGCGCGGCCGGCTCGAGGCGGAGCGCCAGGCGGAGCTGAACCGCCTGAAGTCCTTTTTCGTCGCGGGGGTTTCCCACGAACTGAAGACGCCCCTCACGGGGATCCGCATGTTCGCGGAGCTGCTCGTCGGCCGGCTCGCGCCGGAGGACCGCCGGACCCGGGAATACCTGGCGGTGATCGAGGGCGAGAGCGCCCGCCTGGAGCGCATGGTGGAGAACATCCTGGACGCCGGGCGGATCGAGCGCGGGGAAAAGCACTACCACTTCGCCCCGGTCAACCTGAACGACGCCGTTCGGGGGGTGCTCCGCATCCTCCGGTACCCGATGAAGATGAAGGGGACGACGCTGCGGCTGCGCTTCGCCCGACCCGACCCGGTGGTCCGGGCGGACCCCGACGCCCTGGCCCAGGCCCTCGTCAACGTGATCGCCAACGCCCTGAAATACTCCCCCGAGGCCCCCCGGATCCGCATCGTGACGTCCCGCCGCCCCGGCGAGGCCACCGTGGCGGTGGAGGACCGGGGGATCGGCATCGCGCCCGGCGAGGTGGAGCGGATCTTCACCCCCTACTTCCGGTCCGCCGACGCCGAGGTCCGGCGGCGCCCGGGGGCGGGCCTGGGACTCTCCCTGGTGCGCCACATCCTGGACGCCCACGGGGGCCGCGTCGAGGCGTCCAGCCGGCTCGGGGAGGGGAGCACCTTCACCCTGGCCTTTCCCCTGGGGGATCCCTCGGCCCTCCCGAGGGATGAGAAACTCCAGCCGTCGATGGGTACGGATGTCATGCCAGGAAGAGGGTGA